From the Tribolium castaneum strain GA2 chromosome 2, icTriCast1.1, whole genome shotgun sequence genome, one window contains:
- the Nmdar1 gene encoding glutamate [NMDA] receptor subunit 1 isoform X1: MFVFVIFALNWLTIRADLWSSNNPTVFNIGGVLSSNESEYYFKETIAHLNFDSQYVPKGVTYYDTAILMDPNPIKTALNVCKYLITSRVYAVVVSHPLTGDLSPAAVSYTSGFYHIPVIGISSRDSAFSDKNIHVSFLRTVPPYSHQADVWVEMLKHFNYKKVIFIHSSDTDGRALLGRFQTTSQSLEDDVEIKVQVESIIEFEPGLETFKEQLSDMKNAQSRVYLMYASKTDAQVIFRDAAEFNMTDAGYAWIVTEQALVANNIPEGILGLRLVNATNEKAHIKDSIYVLASALRDLNQTKEITEAPKDCDDSGQIWETGRDLFDFIKKQVLMNGETGKVAFDDQGDRINAEYNIVNIQRKRKQVTVGKFFFNRTSNKMRLAVDENNILWPGRQHVKPEGFMIPTHLKVLTIEEKPFVYVRKLVEPQDVCTAEEIPCPHFNATQDLAGSYCCKGYCMDLLKELSKKINFTYSLALSPDGQFGNYIIRNSSGSGKKEWTGLIGELVGERADMIVAPLTINPERAEFIEFSKPFKYQGITILEKKPSRSSTLVSFLQPFSNTLWILVMVSVHVVALVLYLLDRFSPFGRFKLANTDGTEEDALNLSSAIWFAWGVLLNSGIGEGTPRSFSARVLGMVWAGFAMIIVASYTANLAAFLVLERPKTKLTGINDARLRNTMENLTCATVKGSAVDMYFRRQVELSNMYRTMEANNYNTAEDAIEDVKVGKLMAFIWDSSRLEFEAAQDCELVTAGELFGRSGYGIGLQKGSPWADDITLAILDFHESGFMESLDNKWILQGNVQQCEQFEKTPNTLGLKNMAGVFILVAAGIVGGIGLIVIEMAYKKHQIKKQKRMELARHAADKWRGCVEESTFQKRKTLRASATTQRRIKSNGVNDPATISLAVDKYQRIGGPERAWPGDSDIRQRRVEDSGGVQPVPRYLPAYTSDVSHLIV; encoded by the exons ATGTTTGTTTTCGTGATTTTTGCACTAAATTGGCTCACAATTCGGGCCGACTTGTGGTCGTCCAACAACCCCACGGTTTTCAACATCGGGGGCGTGTTAAGCAGCAATGAGAGCGAGTACTACTTCAAGGAAACAATCGCG CACTTGAATTTCGACTCCCAGTATGTGCCCAAAGGGGTCACTTATTACGACACTGCAATTCTCATGGACCCCAACCCCATCAAAACCGCCCTCAACGTTTGCAAATACTTGATCACAAGTCGGGTGTATGCCGTGGTGGTTTCGCACCCCTTGACCGGGGACTTATCCCCAGCAGCGGTGTCGTACACTAGTGGTTTCTACCACATCCCGGTGATTGGTATCTCAAGCCGGGATTCGGCTTTTTCGGACAAA AACATTCATGTCTCGTTTCTGCGAACTGTGCCCCCGTACTCCCACCAGGCCGACGTTTGGGTCGAAATGCTCAAGCACTTCAACTACAAGAAGGTGATTTTCATCCACAGTTCGGACACTGATGGGCGTGCCCTGCTGGGGAGGTTCCAGACCACCTCCCAGAGCCTGGAGGACGATGTGGAGATCAAGGTCCAGGTCGAGTCGATTATAGAGTTTGAGCCGGGTTTGGAAACGTTCAAGGAGCAACTCAGCGACATGAAAAACGCCCAGTCTAGAGTCTATCTGATGTATGCCAGCAAAACCGACGCTCAGGTCATTTTCCGAGACGCTGCTGAATTTAATATGACGGATGCTGGGTATGCGTGGATCGTCACAGAGCAAGCCCTTGTTGCCAATAACATCCCCGAGGGGATTCTGGGCCTCCGACTGGTCAATGCGACCAACGAAAAAGCCCACATCAAGGACAGCAT ttatgtccTGGCGTCGGCTTTACGCGACCTAAACCAAACGAAGGAAATCACCGAAGCGCCAAAAGACTGCGACGATTCGGGCCAGATTTGGGAAACAGGCCGCGACCTTTTCGACTTCATCAAAAAGCAAGTCCTAATGAACGGTGAGACCGGAAAAGTGGCTTTCGACGACCAAGGCGACCGAATCAACGCCGAATACAACATCGTCAACATCCAAAGAAAACGCAAGCAAGTCACAGTCGGGAAATTTTTCTTCAACAGG ACCAGCAATAAAATGCGTTTGGCGGTCGACGAGAACAACATTTTGTGGCCGGGTCGCCAGCACGTCAAGCCCGAGGGTTTCATGATCCCGACCCACCTCAAGGTCCTCACAATTGAGGAAAAACCGTTCGTTTACGTCCGGAAGCTGGTGGAACCCCAGGACGTGTGCACCGCTGAGGAAATACCTTGTCCTCACTTCAACGCCACGCAAGATC TGGCGGGGAGTTACTGTTGCAAGGGTTATTGCATGGACCTCCTGAAGGAGTTGTCGAAGAAAATCAACTTCACTTATAGTCTGGCGCTGTCTCCCGACGGCCAGTTCGGCAACTACATCATCAGGAACAGCTCCGGGAGTGGCAAGAAGGAGTGGACTGGCTTGATAGGGGAGCTGGTGGGCGAGAGGGCCGACATGATAGTCGCCCCCTTGACCATCAACCCCGAGCGGGCCGAATTCATCGAGTTCAGCAAGCCGTTCAAATACCAAGGCATCACAATTCTGGAGAAAAAACCGTCCCGGTCGTCCACACTTGTGTCCTTCTTGCAGCCGTTCAGCAACACTCTCTGGATCTTGGTGATGGTGTCCGTGCACGTGGTGGCCCTCGTGTTGTACCTCCTGGACCGGTTTTCGCCCTTTGGGCGCTTCAAGCTGGCAAATACCGACGGGACGGAGGAAGACGCCCTGAATCTCTCAAGCGCGATTTGGTTCGCTTGGGGAGTGCTGCTCAACAGTGGGATTGGGGAAGGGACTCCGAGGAGCTTCTCGGCCAGGGTTCTGGGCATGGTTTGGGCCGGTTTTGCGATGATTATCGTAGCTTCGTATACTGCCAACTTGGCCGCGTTTCTCGTTTTGGAAAGACCCAAAACTAAACTGACTGGGATTAATGATGCCAGGCTGAGGAACACGATGGAGAATTTGACTTGTGCGACGGTCAAGGGGTCTGCGGTTGATATGTATTTCCGCAGACAGGTCGAATTGTCGAATATGTACAGGACCATGGAAGCGAATAATTATAACACGGCCGAGGACGCTATTGAAGATGTCAAAGTGGG aaagctGATGGCCTTCATCTGGGACAGCTCTCGCCTGGAGTTCGAGGCGGCCCAAGACTGCGAACTCGTGACCGCCGGCGAGCTCTTCGGCCGCTCCGGCTACGGCATAGGCCTCCAGAAGGGTTCGCCCTGGGCCGACGACATCACCCTCGCGATTCTGGACTTCCATGAAAGCGGCTTCATGGAGAGCCTGGACAACAAGTGGATCCTCCAAGGCAACGTCCAGCAATGCGAGCAGTTCGAAAAAACGCCCAACACCCTCGGCTTGAAGAACATGGCCGGGGTGTTCATCCTCGTGGCCGCCGGGATCGTGGGCGGCATCGGCCTGATCGTCATTGAAATGGCATACAAGAAGCACCAAATCAAGAAACAGAAACGCATGGAGCTGGCCAGACATGCGGCGGATAAGTGGCGCGGGTGTGTCGAG gAGTCCACGTTTCAGAAGCGCAAGACCTTGCGGGCCTCCGCCACCACGCAACGCCGGATCAAGTCCAATGGGGTGAACGATCCGGCGACCATTTCACTGGCGGTTGACAAGTACCAGAGGATTGGGGGGCCCGAGAGGGCCTGGCCGGGGGATTCCGACATAAGGCAAAGGAGGGTGGAGGACAGTGGGGGCGTGCAACCAGTTCCTAGATATCTACCGGCGTACACTAGCGATGTATCGCATCTCATTGTTTAA
- the Nmdar1 gene encoding glutamate [NMDA] receptor subunit 1 isoform X2: MFVFVIFALNWLTIRADLWSSNNPTVFNIGGVLSSNESEYYFKETIAHLNFDSQYVPKGVTYYDTAILMDPNPIKTALNVCKYLITSRVYAVVVSHPLTGDLSPAAVSYTSGFYHIPVIGISSRDSAFSDKNIHVSFLRTVPPYSHQADVWVEMLKHFNYKKVIFIHSSDTDGRALLGRFQTTSQSLEDDVEIKVQVESIIEFEPGLETFKEQLSDMKNAQSRVYLMYASKTDAQVIFRDAAEFNMTDAGYAWIVTEQALVANNIPEGILGLRLVNATNEKAHIKDSIYVLASALRDLNQTKEITEAPKDCDDSGQIWETGRDLFDFIKKQVLMNGETGKVAFDDQGDRINAEYNIVNIQRKRKQVTVGKFFFNRTSNKMRLAVDENNILWPGRQHVKPEGFMIPTHLKVLTIEEKPFVYVRKLVEPQDVCTAEEIPCPHFNATQDLAGSYCCKGYCMDLLKELSKKINFTYSLALSPDGQFGNYIIRNSSGSGKKEWTGLIGELVGERADMIVAPLTINPERAEFIEFSKPFKYQGITILEKKPSRSSTLVSFLQPFSNTLWILVMVSVHVVALVLYLLDRFSPFGRFKLANTDGTEEDALNLSSAIWFAWGVLLNSGIGEGTPRSFSARVLGMVWAGFAMIIVASYTANLAAFLVLERPKTKLTGINDARLRNTMENLTCATVKGSAVDMYFRRQVELSNMYRTMEANNYNTAEDAIEDVKVGKLMAFIWDSSRLEFEAAQDCELVTAGELFGRSGYGIGLQKGSPWADDITLAILDFHESGFMESLDNKWILQGNVQQCEQFEKTPNTLGLKNMAGVFILVAAGIVGGIGLIVIEMAYKKHQIKKQKRMELARHAADKWRGCVEKRKTLRASATTQRRIKSNGVNDPATISLAVDKYQRIGGPERAWPGDSDIRQRRVEDSGGVQPVPRYLPAYTSDVSHLIV, encoded by the exons ATGTTTGTTTTCGTGATTTTTGCACTAAATTGGCTCACAATTCGGGCCGACTTGTGGTCGTCCAACAACCCCACGGTTTTCAACATCGGGGGCGTGTTAAGCAGCAATGAGAGCGAGTACTACTTCAAGGAAACAATCGCG CACTTGAATTTCGACTCCCAGTATGTGCCCAAAGGGGTCACTTATTACGACACTGCAATTCTCATGGACCCCAACCCCATCAAAACCGCCCTCAACGTTTGCAAATACTTGATCACAAGTCGGGTGTATGCCGTGGTGGTTTCGCACCCCTTGACCGGGGACTTATCCCCAGCAGCGGTGTCGTACACTAGTGGTTTCTACCACATCCCGGTGATTGGTATCTCAAGCCGGGATTCGGCTTTTTCGGACAAA AACATTCATGTCTCGTTTCTGCGAACTGTGCCCCCGTACTCCCACCAGGCCGACGTTTGGGTCGAAATGCTCAAGCACTTCAACTACAAGAAGGTGATTTTCATCCACAGTTCGGACACTGATGGGCGTGCCCTGCTGGGGAGGTTCCAGACCACCTCCCAGAGCCTGGAGGACGATGTGGAGATCAAGGTCCAGGTCGAGTCGATTATAGAGTTTGAGCCGGGTTTGGAAACGTTCAAGGAGCAACTCAGCGACATGAAAAACGCCCAGTCTAGAGTCTATCTGATGTATGCCAGCAAAACCGACGCTCAGGTCATTTTCCGAGACGCTGCTGAATTTAATATGACGGATGCTGGGTATGCGTGGATCGTCACAGAGCAAGCCCTTGTTGCCAATAACATCCCCGAGGGGATTCTGGGCCTCCGACTGGTCAATGCGACCAACGAAAAAGCCCACATCAAGGACAGCAT ttatgtccTGGCGTCGGCTTTACGCGACCTAAACCAAACGAAGGAAATCACCGAAGCGCCAAAAGACTGCGACGATTCGGGCCAGATTTGGGAAACAGGCCGCGACCTTTTCGACTTCATCAAAAAGCAAGTCCTAATGAACGGTGAGACCGGAAAAGTGGCTTTCGACGACCAAGGCGACCGAATCAACGCCGAATACAACATCGTCAACATCCAAAGAAAACGCAAGCAAGTCACAGTCGGGAAATTTTTCTTCAACAGG ACCAGCAATAAAATGCGTTTGGCGGTCGACGAGAACAACATTTTGTGGCCGGGTCGCCAGCACGTCAAGCCCGAGGGTTTCATGATCCCGACCCACCTCAAGGTCCTCACAATTGAGGAAAAACCGTTCGTTTACGTCCGGAAGCTGGTGGAACCCCAGGACGTGTGCACCGCTGAGGAAATACCTTGTCCTCACTTCAACGCCACGCAAGATC TGGCGGGGAGTTACTGTTGCAAGGGTTATTGCATGGACCTCCTGAAGGAGTTGTCGAAGAAAATCAACTTCACTTATAGTCTGGCGCTGTCTCCCGACGGCCAGTTCGGCAACTACATCATCAGGAACAGCTCCGGGAGTGGCAAGAAGGAGTGGACTGGCTTGATAGGGGAGCTGGTGGGCGAGAGGGCCGACATGATAGTCGCCCCCTTGACCATCAACCCCGAGCGGGCCGAATTCATCGAGTTCAGCAAGCCGTTCAAATACCAAGGCATCACAATTCTGGAGAAAAAACCGTCCCGGTCGTCCACACTTGTGTCCTTCTTGCAGCCGTTCAGCAACACTCTCTGGATCTTGGTGATGGTGTCCGTGCACGTGGTGGCCCTCGTGTTGTACCTCCTGGACCGGTTTTCGCCCTTTGGGCGCTTCAAGCTGGCAAATACCGACGGGACGGAGGAAGACGCCCTGAATCTCTCAAGCGCGATTTGGTTCGCTTGGGGAGTGCTGCTCAACAGTGGGATTGGGGAAGGGACTCCGAGGAGCTTCTCGGCCAGGGTTCTGGGCATGGTTTGGGCCGGTTTTGCGATGATTATCGTAGCTTCGTATACTGCCAACTTGGCCGCGTTTCTCGTTTTGGAAAGACCCAAAACTAAACTGACTGGGATTAATGATGCCAGGCTGAGGAACACGATGGAGAATTTGACTTGTGCGACGGTCAAGGGGTCTGCGGTTGATATGTATTTCCGCAGACAGGTCGAATTGTCGAATATGTACAGGACCATGGAAGCGAATAATTATAACACGGCCGAGGACGCTATTGAAGATGTCAAAGTGGG aaagctGATGGCCTTCATCTGGGACAGCTCTCGCCTGGAGTTCGAGGCGGCCCAAGACTGCGAACTCGTGACCGCCGGCGAGCTCTTCGGCCGCTCCGGCTACGGCATAGGCCTCCAGAAGGGTTCGCCCTGGGCCGACGACATCACCCTCGCGATTCTGGACTTCCATGAAAGCGGCTTCATGGAGAGCCTGGACAACAAGTGGATCCTCCAAGGCAACGTCCAGCAATGCGAGCAGTTCGAAAAAACGCCCAACACCCTCGGCTTGAAGAACATGGCCGGGGTGTTCATCCTCGTGGCCGCCGGGATCGTGGGCGGCATCGGCCTGATCGTCATTGAAATGGCATACAAGAAGCACCAAATCAAGAAACAGAAACGCATGGAGCTGGCCAGACATGCGGCGGATAAGTGGCGCGGGTGTGTCGAG AAGCGCAAGACCTTGCGGGCCTCCGCCACCACGCAACGCCGGATCAAGTCCAATGGGGTGAACGATCCGGCGACCATTTCACTGGCGGTTGACAAGTACCAGAGGATTGGGGGGCCCGAGAGGGCCTGGCCGGGGGATTCCGACATAAGGCAAAGGAGGGTGGAGGACAGTGGGGGCGTGCAACCAGTTCCTAGATATCTACCGGCGTACACTAGCGATGTATCGCATCTCATTGTTTAA
- the LOC103314293 gene encoding uncharacterized protein LOC103314293, giving the protein MYSYYTLILLVATASCGPVKRGVAFDGYPQDFAFANFAFAKPHVPSPAEIAAAIQAAKEASASVMAAQHRVQEAKDEVLNQQHIASHKQAQAALALQKTEAAAAVQQQEAKSAANALIQAQQRLAHAKAEVAELQKIAAVKEAHAAAVIQKSAAAAAAEVQRSDETARKLAALQHSNSVTLKQANAGKDGSLSATSAAVAAANDRNGAQHVAWVAAPKYVQLNPWG; this is encoded by the exons ATGTACTCCTACTACACTCTT ATTTTGTTGGTGGCGACCGCGTCCTGCGGCCCCGTCAAGCGTGGGGTCGCCTTCGACGGCTACCCCCAGGACTTCGCGTTCGCCAACTTCGCCTTCGCCAAGCCGCACGTGCCGTCCCCGGCGGAGATCGCCGCCGCCATCCAGGCCGCCAAGGAGGCCTCGGCCAGCGTGATGGCGGCGCAGCACCGCGTCCAGGAGGCCAAGGACGAGGTCCTGAACCAGCAGCACATCGCCAGCCACAAGCAGGCGCAAGCCGCGCTCGCCCTCCAGAAGACGGAGGCGGCGGCCGCCGTCCAGCAGCAGGAGGCCAAGTCGGCCGCCAATGCGCTCATCCAGGCCCAGCAGCGGCTGGCGCACGCCAAGGCCGAGGTGGCCGAGCTGCAGAAGATCGCCGCGGTGAAGGAGGCCCACGCTGCGGCCGTTATCCAGAAGAgtgcggcggcggcggcggcggaaGTCCAACGGAGTG ATGAAACTGCACGGAAGTTGGCAGCTTTGCAACACTCCAATTCGGTGACTCTTAAGCAGGCTAACGCCGGGAAGGATGGGTCTTTGTCGGCTACCAGTGCAGCGGTGGCGGCGGCTAATGACCGCAATGGGGCCCAGCATGTGGCCTGGGTGGCGGCCCCAAAGTACGTCCAGCTGAACCCATGGGGCTGA
- the LOC107398694 gene encoding histone H3.v1, protein MNLIVTLIFLQITAWTHATNATDDAAATNKTKRTIANQVQTYGENRPVLLYPENPAPPTFYAPVTIKPVFDPEVPKQVAAQQVLYEFQQTPTNAVSNVHVNQFYQPVGSKPESPLPANTGPAQFISSSESVAAPVQHSALIRHGQNFAQVQFQPQHIQTQQYVPGKYLYVNGKILYQPNQAQTNGFQRPVNFLYMHPQSGTQKFIPQAPLVRPMGYRRFHPPQPHQLQKITKPMNVPEVVEEQSEEEPAEENAENNKEEEVEEEEENDDKESEESDDDDHYFSKYSSFDEDDDDHGNYREEDDDEDNERGSSRTVPKKHRKKGKPGKYSKSNNYKYSENYSSSSKYDKKKGKKGGKPAPKMHYKSVKYVKEGNNKPKFEKIEGKQSQNVPVVHKQKIFREKWFVTKSTDDSITK, encoded by the exons ATGAACCTCATC GTGACTCTAATCTTTCTCCAGATAACAGCATGGACCCACGCCACGAACGCCACTGACGACGCCGCCGCCACGAACAAAACCAAACGCACGATCGCAAATCAAGTCCAAACCTACGGCGAAAACCGGCCAGTTTTGCTCTACCCCGAAAACCCAGCCCCGCCCACATTCTACGCCCCTGTGACGATCAAGCCCGTCTTCGATCCAGAAGTCCCCAAACAAGTCGCCGCCCAGCAAGTCCTCTACGAGTTCCAGCAAACGCCAACCAATGCGGTTTCCAACGTCCACGTGAACCAATTCTACCAACCGGTGGGAAGCAAGCCGGAGAGTCCCCTCCCCGCCAACACAGGCCCCGCCCAGTTCATCAGCAGTTCGGAGTCAGTGGCGGCGCCTGTCCAGCACAGCGCCTTGATCAGACACGGGCAAAATTTCGCACAAGTCCAGTTCCAACCCCAACACATACAAACCCAGCAGTACGTCCCTGGGAAGTACCTCTATGTCAATGGCAAGATTTTGTACCAACCCAACCAGGCACAGACCAATGGGTTCCAAAGACCTGTCAATTTCTTGTATATGCACCCACAAAGTGGTACCCAAAAATTTATACCACAGGCCCCTTTGGTAAGACCCATGGGGTACCGGAGGTTCCACCCACCACAACCCCACCAGttgcaaaaaatcaccaagCCCATGAATGTGCCAGAAGTGGTGGAAGAGCAATCCGAGGAGGAACCGGCTGAGGAAAACGCTGAGAACAACAAGGAGGAAGAAGTTGAAGAAGAGGAGGAAAACGATGACAAAGAAAGTGAAGAAAGCGACGATGACGATCACTACTTTAGCAAATATTCATCGTTTGATGAAGACGACGATGATCATGGGAATTACCGGGAAGAGGACGATGACGAAGACAATGAAAGGGGTTCCTCGAGAACGGTGCCAAAAAAACACAGGAAGAAGGGAAAACCGGGGAAATACTCCAAGAGTAACAACTACAAATACAGCGAGAACTACAGCTCCAGCAGTAAATACGACAAGAAAAAGGGGAAAAAGGGCGGGAAGCCGGCCCCTAAAATGCACTACAAGTCGGTCAAGTACGTGAAGGAAGGGAACAATAAGCCGAAATTCGAGAAAATCGAAGGAAAACAGTCACAGAATGTGCCCGTCGtccacaaacaaaaaatcttcaGAGAGAAATGGTTCGTCACGAAGAGTACCGATGACTCAATCACGAAATAG
- the Pex7 gene encoding peroxisomal targeting signal 2 receptor, producing MATYLTPNRHGYSVRFSPFNPDRLVVATSQYFGLAGGGTLFILDVSPEGKLCETQSYQWSDGLFDVVWSECNPSLVVSASGDGGLQLWDLSSPNSPPVTLWEHKKEVYSLDWSRTRQEQRILSASWDCSIKLWDPNRQSSISTFCGHSQLVYNAMFSNHMPNCFASVSGDGSLKLWSTLNPQSPTSSFRVHDAEVLACDWCKYDENMLATSGSDGLIRGWDIRNYTQPVFQLKGCEYAVRRVQFSPHNATVLASVSYDFTTRIWDFKQGCDALETIKHHSEFVYGLDWNTHRKGQLADCGWDSLVHVFTPKCLDSYN from the coding sequence ATGGCCACTTATCTCACCCCGAACCGGCACGGCTACAGCGTCCGGTTCTCCCCCTTCAACCCCGACCGCTTGGTGGTGGCGACAAGCCAGTACTTCGGGCTGGCCGGTGGTGGCACCCTCTTCATCCTAGACGTGAGCCCCGAAGGCAAGCTTTGCGAGACGCAGTCGTACCAATGGTCCGACGGCCTGTTCGACGTCGTGTGGTCGGAGTGCAACCCCAGCCTGGTGGTGAGCGCGTCCGGGGACGGCGGGCTGCAGCTGTGGGACCTGTCGTCGCCCAACAGCCCCCCGGTGACGCTGTGGGAGCACAAGAAGGAGGTTTACTCGCTGGACTGGTCGCGGACGCGGCAGGAGCAGCGCATCCTGAGCGCGTCCTGGGACTGCTCCATCAAGCTGTGGGACCCCAATCGACAATCATCGATCAGCACGTTCTGTGGCCACTCGCAGCTGGTCTACAACGCGATGTTTTCCAACCATATGCCCAACTGCTTCGCGTCCGTGTCGGGGGACGGGAGCTTGAAGCTCTGGAGCACCCTGAACCCCCAGAGCCCCACGTCGTCGTTTCGGGTGCACGATGCGGAGGTGCTGGCCTGTGATTGGTGTAAATACGACGAAAATATGCTGGCGACGAGTGGGTCGGACGGACTGATTCGCGGGTGGGACATTAGGAATTACACGCAGCCGGTGTTTCAATTGAAAGGGTGCGAGTATGCGGTCAGGAGGGTGCAGTTTTCGCCGCATAACGCCACGGTTCTGGCGTCGGTCAGTTACGATTTTACGACAAGGATTTGGGATTTTAAACAGGGTTGTGACGCTTTAGAGACTATTAAGCATCACTCGGAGTTCGTGTATGGGCTGGACTGGAATACTCATAGAAAGGGGCAACTGGCCGATTGCGGGTGGGACAGTTTGGTTCATGTTTTTACCCCAAAATGCCTCGATAGTTATAACTGA